A window from Pseudomonas frederiksbergensis encodes these proteins:
- the nusA gene encoding transcription termination factor NusA, which produces MSKEVLLVVESVSNEKGVPANVIFEALELALATATKKRFEDEVDLRVEINRHTGAYETFRRWTVVEEADLDDPAIETWPSKVAETHPGAQVGDVVEEKIESIEFGRIAAQTAKQVIVQKVREAERAQVVDAYRERLGEIISGTVKKVTRDNVIVDLGNNAEALLAREDIISRETFRVGVRLRALLKEIRTENRGPQLILSRTAPEMLIELFRIEVPEIAEGLIEVMAASRDPGSRAKIAVRSKDKRIDPQGACIGMRGSRVQAVSGELGGERVDIVLWDDNPAQFVINAMSPAEVAAIIVDEDAHAMDIAVGADNLAQAIGRGGQNVRLASQLTGWTLNVMTESDIQAKQQAETGDILRNFIDELEVDEDLAQVLVDEGFTSLEEIAYVPLEEMLNIDGFDEETVNELRARAKDRLLTKAIATEEKLADAHPAEDLLSLEGMDKDLAMELAVRGVITREDLAEQSIDDLLDIDGIDDDRAGKLIMAARAHWFE; this is translated from the coding sequence ATGAGCAAAGAAGTACTGCTGGTTGTTGAGTCGGTATCCAATGAAAAGGGCGTACCGGCAAACGTAATTTTTGAAGCGTTGGAGCTGGCTCTGGCCACTGCTACCAAAAAACGTTTCGAGGACGAAGTCGATCTGCGTGTGGAAATCAATCGCCACACCGGTGCTTACGAGACATTCCGTCGCTGGACGGTCGTCGAGGAAGCAGACCTGGACGATCCGGCCATCGAAACCTGGCCGAGCAAGGTTGCCGAAACGCATCCTGGTGCTCAGGTTGGTGATGTAGTCGAAGAAAAGATCGAGTCCATTGAGTTCGGTCGCATCGCTGCGCAGACTGCCAAGCAAGTCATCGTGCAGAAAGTTCGCGAAGCCGAGCGCGCTCAAGTCGTTGATGCCTATCGCGAGCGCCTGGGGGAGATCATCTCCGGCACCGTGAAGAAAGTGACCCGCGACAACGTGATCGTCGACCTGGGCAACAACGCCGAAGCGTTGCTGGCTCGTGAAGACATCATTTCTCGCGAAACCTTCCGGGTTGGCGTGCGCCTGCGTGCGCTGCTCAAGGAAATCCGCACCGAGAACCGCGGCCCGCAGCTGATCCTGTCGCGTACCGCGCCGGAAATGCTGATCGAGTTGTTTCGCATCGAAGTGCCGGAAATCGCTGAAGGCCTGATCGAAGTAATGGCAGCATCCCGTGACCCGGGTTCGCGCGCCAAGATCGCGGTCCGCTCCAAGGACAAACGCATCGACCCGCAAGGCGCTTGCATCGGTATGCGCGGTTCGCGCGTCCAGGCAGTGTCGGGTGAGTTGGGCGGTGAGCGTGTGGACATCGTCCTGTGGGACGACAACCCGGCTCAGTTTGTAATCAATGCAATGTCGCCGGCTGAAGTGGCGGCAATTATCGTTGACGAAGATGCCCATGCAATGGACATCGCCGTTGGCGCAGACAATCTGGCTCAGGCCATTGGTCGAGGTGGTCAGAACGTGCGTCTGGCTAGCCAGTTGACTGGCTGGACCCTGAACGTGATGACCGAATCGGACATCCAGGCTAAGCAGCAAGCAGAAACCGGCGACATCCTGCGCAACTTCATCGACGAGCTGGAAGTCGACGAAGACCTGGCACAGGTGCTGGTAGATGAAGGTTTCACCAGCCTGGAAGAGATTGCCTACGTACCGTTGGAAGAAATGCTCAACATCGACGGCTTTGACGAAGAAACCGTCAACGAGCTTCGCGCTCGCGCCAAGGATCGTTTGTTGACCAAAGCCATCGCTACTGAGGAAAAGCTGGCAGACGCCCATCCGGCCGAAGACCTGCTCTCGCTTGAGGGTATGGACAAGGATTTGGCGATGGAACTGGCGGTGCGCGGCGTAATTACCCGCGAAGACCTGGCCGAGCAGTCTATTGACGACCTGCTCGACATCGACGGCATTGACGATGATCGTGCCGGCAAGTTGATCATGGCCGCCCGAGCCCACTGGTTCGAGTAA
- the rimP gene encoding ribosome maturation factor RimP, producing MSSKLEELQALLAPVVVALGYECWGIEFSAQGRHSMLRVYIDKEGGVLVDDCAIVSRQISGVLDVEDPIAVEYTLEVSSPGMERPLFTIEQFAKFAGEQVKIKLRSPFEGRRNFQGLLRGVEEQDVVVQVEDHEFLLPIDMIDKANIIPSFD from the coding sequence GTGTCGAGCAAGCTAGAAGAGTTGCAGGCCTTGCTGGCCCCGGTGGTCGTGGCCCTAGGCTATGAATGCTGGGGTATTGAGTTTTCGGCTCAAGGTCGCCACTCAATGTTGCGCGTTTATATCGATAAAGAGGGCGGTGTGCTGGTGGACGATTGTGCCATTGTCAGCCGTCAGATCAGTGGTGTTCTGGATGTTGAAGATCCAATCGCCGTTGAATACACCCTTGAAGTTTCCTCGCCTGGCATGGAACGCCCGCTGTTCACTATTGAGCAGTTTGCAAAATTTGCCGGTGAACAAGTGAAGATCAAGCTGCGCTCGCCTTTTGAAGGCCGACGCAACTTTCAGGGCCTTCTGCGCGGTGTAGAAGAGCAGGACGTCGTGGTGCAGGTAGAAGACCATGAGTTCCTGTTGCCGATCGATATGATCGACAAGGCCAACATTATTCCCAGTTTTGACTGA